CGTcgttattacaataattaccGATCACTAAACATAATCTAAACGACAAATAATCTtgttattataactatatatatatttactggtcattaaacataatatcaatgatataaatatttctatcattatatctatatttatttatcattattactattattacaattctaatgattatttttactattatataaaaatttattttgtacctattaatttttgcaagagaaatactaataataaaaatatgattctcaatgaatttaataaaaacaagatatatgtaaaatattatcATCGACATTGATTATGTACTAATTACAATCATCTTAAGAACTTCCATACGTCCCCAATCATAGaaacgagaaaaaaaaaatatgggtttCATATTATCCTAATCTCTCCctataatcaaaatcaaaaaattgttaCAAGTGTCATTAGAATCCATATATTATAGTCACAACCAATATCAAGTGTTCCCTGCTGGACTTGTATCTTCAAGTACCTacaaattacaaagaaaaaaatcatattattcaTCATCCTTCATAATAGTAATACTAAATTTCTAACAttattcattcaattcaagTGTCTAAAAGCATATGTCACAATGGAACTTCTCTGAAAGTGAGATTTGAGTTAAGCAGTGGAGCATGAATGGATAAAACTcaattatcataaaaattaaatgcaaatatctcaaaattgacatatgAGAAACCATAACACAACGCAAATGCAAATATCTTCCGAATTCAATTATCATATAATAGACATATGAAATTAAccataaaactcaaaattttttccaattaaaaaattaacagcTATTAACTAGACATGATTActatcataaaaattaatattttctgaaattaattatcatataactcaaaattttttccaAGTTAGGATCATGTGCGAATATGGCAATTTTAACTGGACAAAACTCGCTCCTGTGAGGAGCGAGTCAGTGTGGAACTCCCACCTCATGGAAGCGAGTTCCACCAAGGCTGCAATGGCTGCAATTCAAAAGTGCAAAGCAGCCTTGGTGGAACTTGCTCCTCTCAAGGGTGAGTCCCACTGTCAAATTTATCGTGCTGGCATATGATGCTGACTAGGGaaaatttttagtgttttttatAAATAGTATGAAAATTGCCCACGGAAACTAAAACCAGAAAATCATCCACTCCCTTTTATACATCAGCACACAAACTAAAACCAGAAAATCATCTTTTTAAATGCCCAAGGAAATACTGGTCCTAGAAGTGCACTCTATCCCTGCACCAACTTCAGAGCAATTACTCATTTGAAAGCAAATACCACATCATAAAAGGTAGCCATAAGGATCCCTACAGTGTCAACCACATACCCAAGAAAGTACATATCAGGAAGAAACTACCCTCCTGCAAAACTTCACCgaccaaatataaaattcagTAACTATTTCCTAAGAAGAGCCTGATTGAACATAAGAATGTTTCCAGATACCAAGCCACCCAGGTGTAAAGGGGTGCAAAGTGCAAACTATTTCCAGCCCACCAGGCGACACTTGAACTCATCCTCAAAACCACTCAATAGAAAGTCCCTCTAAAGCTTTTGGAATTACCTAAGCACCAAAGGCAAGGAAGGAATCATCAAACTATAAAAGTGCTCACTATCAAGGTCAAGTGGAGCCTCTTCCACCTTGATGAACACCAATATATTCTCTCCATAATAATATGTCTGCCTGCTGGCCCTCCAAGAAGTACTGGTGTTGAGCTATTTATCCAACAAAGTCATATGATTCACAACTACATCTCTCACACTTCAACCAAAATTTCAGATCAACACGAGGTTCATAGAGCCATAGTCTAATTCCATTGTGATGTGCCATCATGCTTGTAGGACCTGATTTCAATAGTTCAGAGTTGTTTacctttcaattttattctttgttggTTGAACATAAATAGAAtatttaaaccaaaaaaaaaaaaatcatgaccatatattcttttgcatttttttttcgtCTGACCGTGTATCTACTGCAATTGAGATAGTTGCTTTTCAACTTCCCATATTGGACCTATACAAGGTTAGGCAGCTCCACTACCTACATCTAAGCTCAGAGAAGCTCTTTGTTCCATTACTTTGGAAATTAGCTAATTACAGAATAATTCTTTCCTCAaaaacgtaaaaaaaaaaaaagaaagaaaaaagaaggagaggagaaaataTAAACTATGGCCTGAATAGTTCGTGATCAATACTAGTCATAGACTCTTCGAATCAGGAACTGCATTCAACGAAACGGTCAATTTCAGAGGCAAGACTTAATTAACAGCTATTAACTAGACATGATTACtatcataaaaaagaaataaaaggtgAAAGAATACTAATTTGTTAAACAAAATTGATTGATATATTTGGAGGTTACAAGTTGGAAGTATTATGGGAATTTTACAATAGTTGAATAGTGAACACATAAAATGGAAAGATATCCCTGTTGATTTCTCAAAGCATGAAACGGAGGgggaaaaaagaaggaagaattgaaggaaagaaagagattaGAATTAACTATAATAGGTGCATTCCCACGTTCTTtggaaagatttcaaatttcaacaGCAACAAGCAGAAAGCCTTTACCCATAAGGACATATAAGAAGATACATTCCAAATCAACAGCAACAAGCAAAAAGCCTTTACCCACAAGATAGGACAGGACCCCCGTTTCtaaaaatacagaaataaaCAAACATGAGCACACATAAAGCAAGCTTATATGTTGAAGACAAAGTGACCCTACTATGTTACCAAGTAGAAGCATGCCAAAGCAAATCTACTTTTatacataaagaaagaaaaaaatcaaaaacaagtCTGAAAAATGAtaggaagaaatgaaaagaacaataacaaaagaaagaaaacaaagaaaaacaagaccaaaaaattataggaaaaaatgaaaagaataataaCAAGGAACAACATTTTTGCATGTTCTTGATTCAATGTAAATGCTAAAGTCAACAGAGGTTATTTATTCTCACCCCATACTCCTATCATATCTTTATCAACCCCTTGCCTACATAGCAAAAGCAAGAAGGGTATTGCATGCATACCTATTCTCATATGTGACAGCATACACAACATATCATTATGAACACATCAATAAGCTCCATTCTCAACATGAATACATTAATCCCATGATTAATACTACCTCTACTCAATAATCAATATTGTTTGTGATTAATTAAGTTCACCATTAATCTCATGTATAGGAGGTTTAAGAATGTCATACCTATTTAATAAGAAGTTGCCGAAAAACCTTCATATAGTCTAGCTTTGAACATTGTCctgcaaatatttaaattattcagtaaagaaaaaagaaaactttaGGATCAAAAGTAATCATGTCTCTAAAAATAGACTTacatcataaaataataataaaaaaataaatccctACATAAAGTGAATAGAATCTCATGTGAAAAAAGGCACACAACCAAGGAAACATGCAGACTAAGAAAAATGTATCAATGACTTCAAAATAATAGAACCTCATCAACATCTTCATTAACAGAAGATGGGGAAAATTCAATTGAAGCATTTGGGTTTTGTTGTATCACAGATTCAATCCTTCGCAATCTTTCTTCAAACTCTACAATGCGCCTTTTTAGGATGCGATTTTCTTCATCCTTGTCATTAAGTTTAGTTTGAAGCTCTTCCATCCTCTTTttactaggatctttaaagttcTTCCGTTTGATTCCACCCCCATAGCCAAACACATGGCTGTGACGTTGCgctccaaaacatttttcaattacCTCAATATTAGAAAGTGTTGGCTCTGCTTGAATGGTCTCTACAATTTGTTCCTGTAAAATTTAAGGACTTAAAATAGAATAGGATAATACTACTCAAAGAAACTTTAATCAAAGTTAAAGTAGTAGAACATACATGTTTTTCTTCAGTTTCAGGCTCAACAaacttttcattcttctttcaagtttcgAAAAAGATCTTTCCCATATCAGGTGGATTACCTTCTTTTCCTcccttttgaaaattatatataaaattatcaagaaaattatattgaacaataaacatcataaataaataaattaatatttattaccATTTCATAAATAATCTCTCTATGAGGGTTACTACCCGTGCGATGAGGCATTGAAGATTTAGCTCTATTTTGAGAGGCTTGAGAGCTTATTTTCTATATGAGAACCAAAAAATAATCATCAGAGATATGTAACAATAAAGAATCACAACattaaaaccattttgcatttgaattttaaaattagattataCCTGAAAATCTTCAGTTAAAAAATACTTAGTCAGAAGCCATTCCCAGTCCTCCTTATCCATACTTTGTGGCTTATTTTTCAAAGCCTCAGCAACAGTTTTGCAAGGTTTCACATACATAGTATTCAAACTTGATCTCCAATTCGACCACAAAACATTCATATGTTCCAAGGTGTGGTCACGATACAACTCTATGTCAGgattatcaaatttatcctATTAAAAATGATGTATAATTAGTAAAATTGATAAGACATCAAAGACTGTCTTAATTTTATAAGCTAAACTCATTCTATCAAAGTAAAAAACCACATCCTTAGCCATATATGATAAGAGTAAGTAAGCAAGAGAAAGAGTGATCTGAGCTCGAACTTCAGTTCTCAGCCTATTATGGACCATGAGGTTGGGCCATCACTTACCCATCTACAATACAAAAACCAAGAGATAAGTTGTCCATGTcaccataaaaaattaagtgcAGAACCTAATAGACCAAAGTTTATGGTTCATCATAAGGCCTACCCTTAGATACTAGGACAACCATACAGGTTAAGTTCATGTAAgttaaataaaatcaatattctaataaaaattaaaacatgctGAGCAGTTTCATGTAAATACTCCCCCCAccccaacccaaaaaaaaaaaaaaaaaaaaacaaaaaaaatagaaagaaaacccACAACcactaaaatcagaatttaatataattagatAACTAAGCAATCCGTCATGCACAACTTTACAGGATTGAAATTACATGTGCAGTTCAGCCATTACTATGAATCCCAAGAACTTCTCTAACAATTCCATTCAATTTGCAtcagaaaaaaagggaaaattggtTTATGAATCTAAATAAACTCAACAATTAGAAGAAGATTAGTCTTGTAATCAGATTTTAGCTGAAAAACCTTACACTATCTACTAGTAAAGCAGAATAAATAACATGTACATATCTACAACAAATGAAACTATAATTACCAATATCCGCTTTGCAACCATTCATGTTCTTATAACAAATTAGgaactaaaaataaactttcATAAGATCAAATATTATTTGAGTTGTATGCCATTGTAGCCTTTTCATTAGGGAACTACTTGTTAAAATTACTCCCATAAAAATAAATCTCCCTAAAAGATAAGAGTAAAAAGGATAATTTACCTTAACTGCTTCCCACAtgtgatttttttcattttcccctATTTCTTTCCAAGCTTTTACTTGTATAGGACAAATGGTTCGATCACGCACAATTCTTCCCAAGTGCCTTGACCATAGTTGATGATTATCTCCCACTGCTCGATTATTGTAGAATATAATTGGAAGCTTTTCTCCACTTTTGAGCCCAGCTACTTTCTTATTCTGATTTTTTCCTCGAACTTTCTTTTTTTGAGTATGAATTTCACCtttaagaatttgaaaaataaagaaaaattaaaatacatataattaaatataaaccaaattAAGACTTGAATTGCATATACTTACCCTTAACAACTTGTTCTGAGGTAACAAACACTGGTTCACCTGATGTACCATCATGAGTCATAGGAGTATACTTTGCAACAATGTAATACCCAACAACTCCTATTGGTAagagaaattcctaaaatattttgaaataccGTTCAATATTATAGATCAAAATTACAAGTTAAAATATACACAacaaaattgaattcaaaaataaatagcCTTGCATAATATATACATGCCTTTTCAGTGCTAGACATGCTGATCTCTTCAAGACCATTCTGAATATTTAATTGTGTAGTAGTGGTTTTATACCACTGAACTGCACTAGCAACTTCAGCCCCTCCAATAACAGTGCcagtaatgattattttattgttcACTTGGAGATCACCTTGTATCTTCAAATTTGTTACCTTTGGAGGTTCTAGTAATTATGAAACACATAAACAATCAATAAACATTTGATAAATTACAGAACATGGTAAATATAATGGTAGAATGTAGACATTAATAGAGAACTATACCAGAACTTGGAATATCATGTGGCAGTCTAAAAGGGACAACATCCATTTCTGTATCTTCCTCAACATAGAGGTGGATGTCTCTTATACCTTTATGGTCATTAAACATAGCATAAACATCAGCATCCCCAGTTAGTTGCTTCCCATCCCCATAGGAGATATTCACACCAACTGAGTATATGTCCATGAATTTTTGGCATATACTCAAAATGTCAATGAAAGAGCTACAATCTCGTTGAAAGTCATTGTCAAAATAATACAGTTCACCAAAGTGAACAAAAAGATGGTGGGATGTGAGTTCAcctaaaacaaaaaacaaaatgcaatCATTAGAAGTTTTACATTTGTGAGAAATTAGAAGCTACATGATATTTACCTAATCTAGCATTTATTTTAGTAGCACCATTTGAATATCCTCTTCGTAAATCTGCAACACCATTTAAATCTCTTCTTGACTGTAATTGTTTTAATCCCTGTTCGAATCCCTTACCCAATGCACCTAGGGCTATAAACTTGTTTGCCGTGGACGACAACCTTTTTCCAGCTTTGATCTTTTgcatcatttacttaaacttGGAGTAAGACAAAAACAATAAACTGAGTTCAAAATAATACACACAACAGGTTAAGGTGTAactaaaaatgagattttaaaggatatatgcacatatatatataataacttaCCTTTACAAAAGACAAAATGAATTTTCTaacatcttctttttcttttctttcttttagttgCTACTTCAACCACCATTGGCTCCACATTTTCCCTTTCCCAATTGATTTCATTGTTTATTGTAGTTGAAATAGGGTTTGCCTCTTTATAATTGAATGATTCCTCTTGTTGATACGCTTCACTAACATTATCCATCTTATCACAATTGTCATCCATTTGTAAAGGCAAGTCATAAGAATCACGTGGTTGTGTTTTTAGAACAACCTTCCAACCTTTAGTGATATTGTCAATGGCATAAAACACTTGGAATGCTTGGTATGCCAAGACAAAtggctcatttgtttttaacaagcgatcacaatttatagtggtgaAACCATACTCATCTACTTTGGCCCCCCTTTCCTTATCATGCACATCAAACCATTTACAACGAAATAGTACCACCCTTCTACCACCAAGATACTGCAACTCAATAATCTCAGTTAAGATTCCATAATAATCTATATTTCCCATTTTAGACCCAATGTCACCACTCACAACCACCCCACAATTTTGTGTTCTAAATCCTTTGTCATGACATTCTACACGAAACCTATACCCATTCACAACATAACCATTGAAGCAACAAACAGATTGGGAGGGACCACGTGACAAAGAGAGCAACTCCTCTGTTATTTTACGATTGTCTTGTTTATGTAACGCTGCAACCTACAAATCACAAAAAAGGTAAAGtactaaatcaatttcaatatatgCTTATTGATGATGATTATAAATATGTTGAAACATGAATTCACTTACTCTAATTTTAAACCAATTAATAAACCTTCTATCACTTTCCTCATTTGACATTTGTAGTGGTGCTCTAGCTTGGACTTGCAAATACTCCCTATATCATGAGTAACAATAGAAACAAAATTGTTAACAATATTTGCATAAAAGAAcgtacataaaataaattattttattgatgataACGTACTCTAAAAAAGGTTGAACTGCATCACAATTCTTCATAACAAAAAGATGCGCTTGTTCCCACTCATCCATGTGAAGATCCCGAGTCATACCAGATCCCAATGCACGTCCAAGttgtgaaaatattaataattcacTTTTGTATTCTTGACAACCATCATCATGATTTCGATTAAGACGATTAAACTTTGTCTCAATGTTAGTGAAGTATCTTGAGCAAAGTGTCATACATTCTTTTGCAATGTAACCCTCTGCAATTGAGCCCTCAGGACAAGCTAAGTTACGAATGAGTTGTTTTAACTCATACAACTCTCGCTCAATAGGGTACATCCATCGATATTGGACAGGTCCAGCAATTTTGGCTTCAAGGGCTAAATGAATAGGCAAATGGACCATCACATCAAAAAATGAAGGGGGAAAGTTGATTTCCAATTTACAAAGAGTCATGACAATTTGAGATTCAATCTGCTCCAACTCATCCACTCGTAAAGTCTTTGcacccaaaattttgaaaaacaaagacaatTCAAAAAGTGGTTCACATATTGACTTGGGAAGAAGACCACGTAATGCAAGAGGAAGTAAGTGTTGTAAGAGAACATGgcaatcatgactcttcaagccAGAAATCTTATGCTCTTTAATATTAACACAATGTGAAATATTAGACGAAAAACCCATCTGGCACCTTTAATTGCTTTAAAAACATACAAAATGTATGCTTTTCTTCTAGAGTTAATGTGTAAGTTGCAGCTGGCAACACAAGCTTGTCTCCTTTTTGTATTGGGTGCAACTCTGGTCTGATATTCATTGCTTCCAAATCAAGACGAGATTTAACAGTATCTTTGGTCTTCCCTTTAATGTTCATAATTGTTCCAAGCACATTATCACATAtgtttttctcaatatgcatcACATCCAAATTATGCCGCAACAAAAGACTACTCCAGTATGGAAGTTTGAAAAAAATGCTTTTCTTATTCCAATTATCCCCTCTATTATCATGTGAAACTTTTGTCTTTTTACTGACATCTTTAGATAAAATGACTCCTTCAAGATCTTTCACCTGATTTAGAATATCCTCACCAATAAGAGGTTTTGGTGGTAATCCATACTCTTTCGTGCCATCAAATGATTTCTTGTCAATACGCCATTTGTGATTCATTGGAAGATAGCGACGATGGCGCATGAAACATTGCTTTCTGCTATTGTCTAACCTCATAGAAAAGGTATCCTTGTTACAACAAGGACAAGCCAATTTACCCTTAGTGCTCCAACCTGACAGGTTTCCATATGCAGGGAAATCATTAATGGTCCATAGTAAAGCTACATGCATCTTGAAATTCTGGTGAATTGATGCATCAAATGTTTCAACTCCTACTTCCCACAGCTCTTGTAATTCTTCTATTAAAGGTTGGAGATAGACATCAATAGCATCCCCTGGTCCCTCAGGACCTGGAATAAGCATTGACAAAATGAAATTAGAGTCTTTCATGCACATCCAAGGAGGTAAATTGTATGGAATAAGGAATACTGGCCAAATACTATATGAAGTCTTGGAATGTGCAAATGGTTGGAACCCATCACTTGCAAGACCAAGTCTCACATTACGAGGCTTTGAAGCAAAATTTTCATGCATTTCATCAAAAGATTTCCAT
This genomic stretch from Diospyros lotus cultivar Yz01 chromosome 1, ASM1463336v1, whole genome shotgun sequence harbors:
- the LOC127798577 gene encoding uncharacterized protein LOC127798577 isoform X2; translation: MDIYSVGVNISYGDGKQLTGDADVYAMFNDHKGIRDIHLYVEEDTEMDVVPFRLPHDIPSSEPPKVTNLKIQGDLQVNNKIIITGTVIGGAEVASAVQWYKTTTTQLNIQNGLEEISMSSTEKEFLLPIGVVGYYIVAKYTPMTHDGTSGEPVFVTSEQVVKGEIHTQKKKVRGKNQNKKVAGLKSGEKLPIIFYNNRAVGDNHQLWSRHLGRIVRDRTICPIQVKAWKEIGENEKNHMWEAVKDKFDNPDIELYRDHTLEHMNVLWSNWRSSLNTMYVKPCKTVAEALKNKPQSMDKEDWEWLLTKYFLTEDFQKISSQASQNRAKSSMPHRTGSNPHREIIYEMGGKEGNPPDMGKIFFET
- the LOC127798577 gene encoding uncharacterized protein LOC127798577 isoform X4, which translates into the protein MMQKIKAGKRLSSTANKFIALGALGKGFEQGLKQLQSRRDLNGVADLRRGYSNGATKINARLGELTSHHLFVHFGELYYFDNDFQRDCSSFIDILSICQKFMDIYSVGVNISYGDGKQLTGDADVYAMFNDHKGIRDIHLYVEEDTEMDVVPFRLPHDIPSSEPPKVTNLKIQGDLQVNNKIIITGTVIGGAEVASAVQWYKTTTTQLNIQNGLEEISMSSTEKEFLLPIGVVGYYIVAKYTPMTHDGTSGEPVFVTSEQVVKGEIHTQKKKVRGKNQNKKVAGLKSGEKLPIIFYNNRAVGDNHQLWSRHLGRIVRDRTICPIQVKAWKEIGENEKNHMWEAVKMGK
- the LOC127798577 gene encoding uncharacterized protein LOC127798577 isoform X1, which produces MMQKIKAGKRLSSTANKFIALGALGKGFEQGLKQLQSRRDLNGVADLRRGYSNGATKINARLGELTSHHLFVHFGELYYFDNDFQRDCSSFIDILSICQKFMDIYSVGVNISYGDGKQLTGDADVYAMFNDHKGIRDIHLYVEEDTEMDVVPFRLPHDIPSSEPPKVTNLKIQGDLQVNNKIIITGTVIGGAEVASAVQWYKTTTTQLNIQNGLEEISMSSTEKEFLLPIGVVGYYIVAKYTPMTHDGTSGEPVFVTSEQVVKGEIHTQKKKVRGKNQNKKVAGLKSGEKLPIIFYNNRAVGDNHQLWSRHLGRIVRDRTICPIQVKAWKEIGENEKNHMWEAVKDKFDNPDIELYRDHTLEHMNVLWSNWRSSLNTMYVKPCKTVAEALKNKPQSMDKEDWEWLLTKYFLTEDFQKISSQASQNRAKSSMPHRTGSNPHREIIYEMGGKEGNPPDMGKIFFET
- the LOC127788405 gene encoding uncharacterized protein LOC127788405, with protein sequence MAPDKQWMNLVNDRLSETYQFGIKEFLRYATKKVGDRDIRCPCVKCNNTYSRSHEMVETHLTVYGIVQNYTFWYHHGERLGESDFESEYGSEGEEDEVLETRGEEDIHGIMRDFFPTLDAFNKSTADFGGSSNNMQKEDPNDEAKKFYRLLTDLEQPLYEGSKSSKLSTIIKLLHIKSLGRSSNESFTMLLQILQDELLPDGSTLPNSYYEAKKIIQDLGLSYKKIDACVNNCMLYWKKDEKSNFCSICGASRWKNDNCSGEIKVGRNGKRKPVKILRYFPLKSRLQRLFMSSKIASFMRWHHDKRVDDGVMRHPADSLQWKSFDEMHENFASKPRNVRLGLASDGFQPFAHSKTSYSIWPVFLIPYNLPPWMCMKDSNFILSMLIPGPEGPGDAIDVYLQPLIEELQELWEVGVETFDASIHQNFKMHVALLWTINDFPAYGNLSGWSTKGKLACPCCNKDTFSMRLDNSRKQCFMRHRRYLPMNHKWRIDKKSFDGTKEYGLPPKPLIGEDILNQVKDLEGVILSKDVSKKTKVSHDNRGDNWNKKSIFFKLPYWSSLLLRHNLDVMHIEKNICDNVLGTIMNIKGKTKDTVKSRLDLEAMNIRPELHPIQKGDKLVLPAATYTLTLEEKHTFCMFLKQLKVPDGFFV
- the LOC127798577 gene encoding uncharacterized protein LOC127798577 isoform X3 → MMQKIKAGKRLSSTANKFIALGALGKGFEQGLKQLQSRRDLNGVADLRRGYSNGATKINARLGELTSHHLFVHFGELYYFDNDFQRDCSSFIDILSICQKFMDIYSVGVNISYGDGKQLTGDADVYAMFNDHKGIRDIHLYVEEDTEMDVVPFRLPHDIPSSEPPKVTNLKIQGDLQVNNKIIITGTVIGGAEVASAVQWYKTTTTQLNIQNGLEEISMSSTEKEFLLPIGVVGYYIVAKYTPMTHDGTSGEPVFVTSEQVVKGEIHTQKKKVRGKNQNKKVAGLKSGEKLPIIFYNNRAVGDNHQLWSRHLGRIVRDRTICPIQVKAWKEIGENEKNHMWEAVKDNVQS